The genome window GAAGAACGGGCGGTCTTTTTCCGGGTCGAGGTTGCTGGTGGCCTGAACCGCGTCGTGGAGTTGGATGATCTGGCGCGCGAAGCGGTAGTACTCGCGGTTCGCGAAGTCCCCCTTCGGGAAGACCACGCCCTTGTAGTACAGTCTGTCGAGGCTCGCGCGCACCTGTTCCTCGGGGACGCCGGTCTTCTGCGCGACCTCGGCGATGCTGCCGGGCAGCGCCTCGGCGAGCGCGGCCTCTTCTTTTGTCATCAGCATCTCGAGGATGGAACGCAGGCGGGTCGATCCGGGAAAACCGAGCCTCTCGGTCAGCGTGTCGTATGCGTCTGTTTGAGTCATGTCGGCGACACTCCAATCTGCCTTCTTGGTCAAGGGATGGGCCAGTTTGATGCTCCAAATGCTACACGACAAGGCGCATAAGCGAAAGCAGCGGCGGGCGCCGCCGCTCAGGTGACGGCCTGCCGCGAGGCATTACCCCTCTTTCGGGCCCGCCTCGTAGTGGATCCAGGCCAGGCGCTTCTTCACGTCCTCGAGGTGCTCGGTGATGAGCTGCGCGTGCTTCGCCTCCTCACCGGCCAGCCAGTCGAGCATCTGCTTGCTTTCCGGCTTCCACGGCCGCTTCTGCGCCGATTCGAGGTAGAAGGCGCGCGCTTCGTGCTCTCGTCGCAGCGCGTCCTCCAGCACGCCGATTAGCTCATCCTCGTAGTACTCGTACTTCGTTCCCGCCGTCTGCTCCGACATCAGTCCCCCCAAAATCTCCGCTGATCTAACACGTTTGCAACGACCGTAAGATCGTATTTCAAAAGGCAGGAAAAGGGTAGTACCCGCCGCCTTAGTACGGCTGCACGTTCTCGAATATGCGGCGAGGGTTCTCCCGCGTCATTGTGTCTATCTGCACCTCAGTTACTCCCGCTTCCAGCAGCATCGGGATCACGTTGTCGATGATGTGGAAGTAGTTCCAGTCCGGCCCCAGCGCCGGCAGCGCCTCGGGCGGGAACCAGTCGAAATACACCATCGCGTCGTGCGAAAGCACCATCCGCTCCGTGTACCCCAGCTTGCAGAGCTCGGCAATGGTGGCCACCCGCTTCTCGGTGGACAGGTAGACTTCGAGGCCGAAGCGGTCCATCCCGATGTATGAGCCGCGGTCGAGCAGCTTCGTGAGGTAGCCAAGGTCGTCCGTGTCGCCGCTGTGCCCGATGATCACCCTCGACAGGTCGACGCCCTCGCTCTCGAAGATATCCTGCTGCTCCAGTCCGCGCTCCGTCCTCGCGTGGGTGTGCGTGGTTATGGGCGCGCCCGTGCGGAGGTGCGCCTGCGCCGCCGCCCGCAGCACCTTTTCCACGCCCGGCGTCACTCCGGGCTGATCGGTGGCGCACTTGATGACGGCGGCCCGCACGCTCGTGCCCTGGATGCCCTCCTCGATCTCGCGGACGAAGACATCCGCCATGTGCTCGACGCTGCGGCTGGCGAAATAGTGCGGCAGCTCGTCGTAGGTGTAGAGGCCGGTCGCGGGGATGACGTTTATCCCCGCCTTCTCGGCGATGGGGATGAGGAGCGGCACGTCGCGTCCCAGGCCGAGGACCGTCGGGTCGAGGATGGTGTCGACGCCCTTCGCCTTGAGCCGCGTGAGCGTTTCGACGGCGCGGTCGACCTCCGTCTGCTGGTCCCACAGGAACGGGAACTGGAACTGCACTCCCTCCGACCGCGAAAAGATGTGCTCGTGCATGAGGGTGAAGCCCATCTCGCCGGTGCTGATGGGGCCCGTCAGCGTCTCGACTGAGGGGCCGCTGATCTCCCGCCGCTGGGCGGTCGCCGTCGCCACAGGCTCCTCCTCCTTTTCGTCGCCGCCGCAGGCCGCGAGCGCGGCGCCCGCCAGCCCGGCCGCGGCGCCGGCTTCGAGCAATCTCCGCCGCGAGAGCCTCTTGCCCAGGACCTCCAGTCCCTCGACCCGTCGTTGCATCTTTCACCTCCATGACCGGCGTTTCGGGCCGCCGGCTAGCCCAGGCGCTCTTGCGCCTCCGCGGCCGCCCACTTGAAGGTGTTGCGCGCCATCATGTTGCCTTCGACGGCCGCCCGCGCTTCGAAAAGCTCTTTCGACAGCCGGCAGGCGTCCGTGTTGTCGGGCTGGGCCTTTCGCACCCAGCCGACGAGGTGGCACGCCAGCGTCAGGTCGCCTGCCGCCTGCAGCTCGCGCGCCCGCGCCAGCACGCGGTCGCTTCCCGCCAGCGCGACGATCTCTTGCGCCTGGGCGTCTGTCGCCGCAGGGAAGAAGTTCGCCGGGTCGCCGTCGTACCAGCCGCCGTACTCTCGCCACACGCCGTGGACGATGAACTTCGGGTGGCCGTATATCGGCGCAAGGTACGGCTCCGAAACGAGGTCCGCCGGCGGCTCCACTTCGCGCAGGATTTGCTCGAGCCACTGCCCGCGGTTCATCCGCTCTATCACCTGGTCGTGTATCGAGCGCAGGTAGCGGGCGACGTTGAGGGCTTTCGTCTGGACGTCCTGTTCACCCTCTATGGGCGCGCCGTGTCCCGGCAGCAGCAGCGAGGGCCGGACGCCCGCCATCGCTTCCAGGCCTTCTGCCCAGCCTTCGGCGAACCGCTGCACCTTCCACGGATTGCCGACGTTGGGGCACGCCCAGATGAAGAAGTCTCCCGAACAAACGAGTTTGCGCTCCGGCGCGTGGACCCACGTGTGGTCGTCCGTCTCGCCGATGCCGTGCACGAGCTCGAACTTCTCGCCGCCGACCTCCAGCGTCAGGCGGTCATCGTATGTCTCATCGGGGTAGACGAAGACAGGGGTCGGAGGTGGTTCGAAATCGGGTTCGATGGGGACGCCGAACTGGATGGAGTTGATGAACTTCGTCCAGCCGGCCATGCGTTCGTAGCGACGAAAGCGGCCGAGCACGCGCGAATGCGCGATGACGCGGGGCCGCGGATAACCCCTCTGCTGCGCGTCTTCCAGGAAAGCGGGGGCGCCGCCGACGTGGTCGTAGTGGCCGTGCGTGTAGACGATCGTGTGGACCGGCTCGTCCGTGCGCTTGCGCAGCTCTTCGACGATCGGCGGCCCGTTACCCTGAAGAGACGTATCGACGATGACGATGCCTTCGTCGGTGATGAGCGCGATGACGTTTCCAAAGTAGGGGAAGAAGATGGTACCCGGCGCCACTTCGCGTATGCCCTCCGGATTGCCGCCGATGCTGACGATGGAGCCGCTCGGCGGGGTGGCTGTGGGCGGCCCTTCACCCGGCGATGCAGCCCCCGGCGTCACTGTCTCTGTCGCCGCTTCCTCGCCTTCGTCGCAGCCCGCCAGGCTCAGGCCGGCGGCGCCCATCGCGAGGGCCCCCGCCTGCAACAGCTCGCGCCGCGAGAGGCGGCATCCCAGCAGTCCCCAGTCATTCTCCCAGGGTCTCATAGCACCACCCTTTCCAGGTTGCGAGGCAGGGCCTGCTGGGGCTATGAGCCCAAGCGTCGCTCCGCCTCTCTTGCCGCGCCCTTGAAGGTGTTGCGCGCCATCATGTTCACTTCTCGGGCGGCCCGAGCCTCGTAGAGCTCCTTGCTTAGCTGCCAGGCGTCGCGGTTCTCCGGCTCGGCCTTCGTCAGCCAGTCAACGATGTGGCAGGCAAGCGTCAGATCGCCTTCGGATTGAAGCTCACGCGCCCGCGCCAGCAGCTTCGCGGCGCCTGCCGCCGCGACGATCTCCTTTGCCTGGCTCACGGTCGGCGCGGGGAAGAAGTTCGCGGGATTGCCGTCATACCAGCCGCCGTACTGCCGCCACACGCCGTGAACGATGAACTTGGGGTGGCCATAGACCGGCTGGAGATATGGCTTTGCCGCCAGCTCCGGCGGCGGTTCCACCTCCCGCAGTATCTGCTCCAGCCATTGCCCCTGGTTCATCCGCTCGATAACCTCCTCGGCGATCGAGCGGAGGTAGCGGGCGGTATCGAGGAGGACGGTCTGCGCTGCCTCGTCGCCGCGAACGGCGGGCCCGTGCCCGGGGAGAAGCAGGTCGGGGTGCAGGCTGGCCATCGCTTCCAGCGCTTCCGCCCATCCCTCGGCGTAGCGTTGCACTTTCCAGGGGTTGCCGACGTTCGGACAGGCGGAAACGACGAAGTCGCCCGCGCAGATGGCGTTCCGCTGCGGCGCCCAGACCCAGGTGGCGTCGTCCGTCTCGCCGACGCCTGCGCGGAGTTCGAAGGGCTCGCCGCCCACCACCAGGGTCATGCGCTCATCGTAGAGGACGTCTGGATAGATGAACGGCGGCTGAGGCGGCGGCTCGGCGCTTGGCCCCGCCCGTCGCGCCCACTGGATCGAGTTGATGAACCAGGTCTGGCGCGCCATTCGTTCGTAGCGGTGCAGCCGGTCGGGCACCCGCCGCTGGCCGATGACGCGCGGCCGTGGGTGGCCCCGTTCGCGGGCGTCCTCGATGAAGTGGTTGGCGCCGGGCGCGTGGTCGAGATGGCCGTGCGTGTAGATGATGCTGTGGATGGGCAGGTCCGTTATCTCTCGCAGCTCCTGCAGCACCTCCTTGCCGCTGGCATAGCTGGACGCGTCGACGAGGACGATGCCGTCGCCGGTCAGAAACGCGACGACGTTTCCGAAGTAGGGGAAGAAGAAGGTGCCCGGGGCAACCTCCTGCGTTCTTCCCAGTCGCCCCCGTGTCTCGATTTCGACGATTGACGCCCTTTCGGGCGACTGCTCCGACACCATGGTCTAGTCCTCCAGCAACCTGACGAAACTCGTGTTCGGGCGGCGGAGCGCAGCTCCTAGTCCTTCGGCTCCACGCCGGCGGCGAGCAGCGCCATGTCCCGGTACTGCTTCAGCGGCGATTCGTAGAGGATCATCATCCGCTGGGCCGCCATCGAGCCCTCCGCGTGGACTGTCGTCACCTCCATGTGGGCGCTGTCGGCGGAAGCGACCATGTTGTGCGCTAGCTGCACCACCCGCATGCGTTCCTCGGCCGTGTACTTCGGCGACGCGCTGAGGTAGTGGTTCAGGTAGCCGTGTATCTCCTCGTTCTGCCAGTCCAGGTACGTCGGCATCGTCGTGATGATCCCGCCGGAGATATCCTGGATGAGCTTAATGATCTCGTGGTAGTTCTTGGCGAAGTGCAGCTTCGCCATGTTGGTGATGAGCGGGCTGGGAACGCAGATCTCGCCGTAGTAGACAGGCGTCTTGATCGCCGCCTGGCCCAGCGCCTTCAACGTCTCAACGTAGGCGACCACTTCCGACAGCTTGTCGCGGATGTGCCCGACGTTGCCAAGTCCGTTCACGTCGGCCATCGCCAGGGCGATCCCGCCGAGGATCTCGACGATCGGGATCTTGTAGGAGACGGCGGTGAAGCGGTGGTAGGTCGCGAAGGTGTAGGCGAGGAGCATAGAGTATTGCCATTCGCCCGCCAGGAACACTCGCTCCCAGGGCACGAACACGTTGTCGAAGACGATCATCGCCTCGACGAGCCCGCGGTTCGGCCGGTTGGAGGGGAACTCCGCCGGCGAGCGGTCGCCGTGGCCGGGGCGGCAGATGAGGCTGATCCCGGGGGTCGCGACCGGGATCGCGAACGAAACGGCGTAGTCGGCCTCGTCCTCGCGCATCTGGCGCGTCGGCACCACGAGCAGCTCGTTGGCGGCGGGAGCGCCGGTGATGTGTATCTTCGCCCCCTTGACCACGATGCCGTCCTTGTTGCGGTCGACGATGTGGACATAGTAGTCGGGGTGGACCTGCTTCGAGGGCACCTTGCTGCGGTCGCCCTTCACGTCGGTGACGGCGCCGCATAGCATGAGGTCGTTCGCGCGCAGGTGCTCGAGGTAGGCCTTCGCGCGCTCTTTGTACTCGGGCTTCCCCATCTGCTCTGCGGTGGCCATGATGGCGTTCAGGCAGTCGGTGCCGATGTCTTTGCCGAAGGGGAGCCCGCCGGTGAGCCGGATCGACTGCTGGACCATCTGCATCCGCTTTTCGATGTCGTCAGGCGTCTTCGGCGTGGTGAAGTAGCGGCTTATCGGCTCGCCCGTCTCCGGGTGTTCGGCGACGAAGAGGTCGCGTATCGCCGGGTCCTTCGACTCCGTGAGGACGAAATCGGCGGCGGCGGTCTCAGTGTTTATCTTGAGGATGCGATGGGTCGTTACGTCCTCCACGCGCTCGCCGAACATGTAGACGACGCGCCCGTCTCTCAGACTCTGCCTGTACTCTTCTGGTGTGCGGATAGCCATGTCTCACCTCTCCTGCTACCGGCTCCCCTGTTGCGGAGAGCGCCCTTTTTCGCAGGGCTACAATAGGCAACGCCCATTTAACACGCAAGGCAGCCGAGATGGAGCGCTCTTGCCTGCGCTTCTTTCGCTTCCCCTCCTGCCGGACAGTCCATAGGAGGTAGTTGCGGCCTAATGTAGAATGATTATAGTAAAGGCAGACTCAAGATGCGTGCGGACAACAGTTCCAGCTTCCTTACATACGAACTTCCACCCATACGCCCACCGAGCGAAGCGCGCTCCCTGCTGATCAGGGTGATGCGCGGCTGCCCCTGGAATTACTGCACGTTCTGTTCCGTGTACAAGGACCTGCCGCGAAAGAACATGCTCCGCTCCACCGATGAGGTGAAGGGCGACATCGATGCGCTGCGGGCGAGCGCCGACGAGCTGCGCGCGCAGGGGTACCGCGTGGAGCCGAGGACTGCCTTCCTCGCCGATTCGAACGCCGTGATCATCAAGACCGAAGATCTCATTGACATAATCGCCTACCTGCGGGCGGCCTTCCCCTCGCTGGAGCGGGTCACTTCGTATGCGCGCGCCAAGACGCTGCTTGCGAAGGACACGGGCGAGCTGCGGTTGCTACACGACGCGGGGCTTGACCGCCTGCACGTCGGTCTG of Dehalococcoidia bacterium contains these proteins:
- a CDS encoding ferritin family protein, with translation MSEQTAGTKYEYYEDELIGVLEDALRREHEARAFYLESAQKRPWKPESKQMLDWLAGEEAKHAQLITEHLEDVKKRLAWIHYEAGPKEG
- a CDS encoding phosphotriesterase-related protein, which gives rise to MQRRVEGLEVLGKRLSRRRLLEAGAAAGLAGAALAACGGDEKEEEPVATATAQRREISGPSVETLTGPISTGEMGFTLMHEHIFSRSEGVQFQFPFLWDQQTEVDRAVETLTRLKAKGVDTILDPTVLGLGRDVPLLIPIAEKAGINVIPATGLYTYDELPHYFASRSVEHMADVFVREIEEGIQGTSVRAAVIKCATDQPGVTPGVEKVLRAAAQAHLRTGAPITTHTHARTERGLEQQDIFESEGVDLSRVIIGHSGDTDDLGYLTKLLDRGSYIGMDRFGLEVYLSTEKRVATIAELCKLGYTERMVLSHDAMVYFDWFPPEALPALGPDWNYFHIIDNVIPMLLEAGVTEVQIDTMTRENPRRIFENVQPY
- a CDS encoding alkyl sulfatase dimerization domain-containing protein, whose translation is MRPWENDWGLLGCRLSRRELLQAGALAMGAAGLSLAGCDEGEEAATETVTPGAASPGEGPPTATPPSGSIVSIGGNPEGIREVAPGTIFFPYFGNVIALITDEGIVIVDTSLQGNGPPIVEELRKRTDEPVHTIVYTHGHYDHVGGAPAFLEDAQQRGYPRPRVIAHSRVLGRFRRYERMAGWTKFINSIQFGVPIEPDFEPPPTPVFVYPDETYDDRLTLEVGGEKFELVHGIGETDDHTWVHAPERKLVCSGDFFIWACPNVGNPWKVQRFAEGWAEGLEAMAGVRPSLLLPGHGAPIEGEQDVQTKALNVARYLRSIHDQVIERMNRGQWLEQILREVEPPADLVSEPYLAPIYGHPKFIVHGVWREYGGWYDGDPANFFPAATDAQAQEIVALAGSDRVLARARELQAAGDLTLACHLVGWVRKAQPDNTDACRLSKELFEARAAVEGNMMARNTFKWAAAEAQERLG
- a CDS encoding alkyl sulfatase dimerization domain-containing protein is translated as MVSEQSPERASIVEIETRGRLGRTQEVAPGTFFFPYFGNVVAFLTGDGIVLVDASSYASGKEVLQELREITDLPIHSIIYTHGHLDHAPGANHFIEDARERGHPRPRVIGQRRVPDRLHRYERMARQTWFINSIQWARRAGPSAEPPPQPPFIYPDVLYDERMTLVVGGEPFELRAGVGETDDATWVWAPQRNAICAGDFVVSACPNVGNPWKVQRYAEGWAEALEAMASLHPDLLLPGHGPAVRGDEAAQTVLLDTARYLRSIAEEVIERMNQGQWLEQILREVEPPPELAAKPYLQPVYGHPKFIVHGVWRQYGGWYDGNPANFFPAPTVSQAKEIVAAAGAAKLLARARELQSEGDLTLACHIVDWLTKAEPENRDAWQLSKELYEARAAREVNMMARNTFKGAAREAERRLGS
- a CDS encoding 4-hydroxyphenylacetate 3-hydroxylase N-terminal domain-containing protein; its protein translation is MAIRTPEEYRQSLRDGRVVYMFGERVEDVTTHRILKINTETAAADFVLTESKDPAIRDLFVAEHPETGEPISRYFTTPKTPDDIEKRMQMVQQSIRLTGGLPFGKDIGTDCLNAIMATAEQMGKPEYKERAKAYLEHLRANDLMLCGAVTDVKGDRSKVPSKQVHPDYYVHIVDRNKDGIVVKGAKIHITGAPAANELLVVPTRQMREDEADYAVSFAIPVATPGISLICRPGHGDRSPAEFPSNRPNRGLVEAMIVFDNVFVPWERVFLAGEWQYSMLLAYTFATYHRFTAVSYKIPIVEILGGIALAMADVNGLGNVGHIRDKLSEVVAYVETLKALGQAAIKTPVYYGEICVPSPLITNMAKLHFAKNYHEIIKLIQDISGGIITTMPTYLDWQNEEIHGYLNHYLSASPKYTAEERMRVVQLAHNMVASADSAHMEVTTVHAEGSMAAQRMMILYESPLKQYRDMALLAAGVEPKD